Proteins encoded together in one Rhinoraja longicauda isolate Sanriku21f chromosome 22, sRhiLon1.1, whole genome shotgun sequence window:
- the LOC144604681 gene encoding protein-glutamine gamma-glutamyltransferase E-like: MEVDPKPAPIGGKCQVDFQYEANNKAHKTIEISNKRLIVRRGQTFDIKVTFKDGCNPQEARLKLKMETGPKPTRSKGTSLVIPFTQELNLKRWSVIVSSATKNELCLTISTSPKAVIGRCSLSLVYDYEDKLPYLLGNLVILFNPWCAEDEVFLDSEAKRQEYVMNENGTIYYGGSDYICDRDWNFGQFEEDILDICLALLDKAPKYIKNPHKQHGRRGYPVYIARTVSALVNSANDQGVLRGNWSGSYHGGKNPGSWSGSVAILRQWKLNNFEAVCYGQCWVFAAVACTVLRTLGIPTRVVTNFDSAHDADANLTIDNYYNVDGDNIGGSSDSIWNFHVWNECWMARGDLDPGYHGWQVVDATPQEESEDTYRCGPASLTAIKQGDMGFKYDVPFVFAEVNANCVNWLLFADGTKLQVDVDVSRVGHYVSTKKCGKDEREDITDLYKYSDGSTEEEEIFKKADMIIKSPAEKKTLQVHLKVSRPVYVGRTVAVSVVICNTSKEDKACTVKVWAKKRMYHGTILNEIIKKFKKDITIPANGDQTIPWEVSPKEYGQFPDMYNLMRLIAYVTEKSPENNVAKIQDFSLLHPRLTVKMQNFNAYVNEKVHVEISFQNPFAQTLKDCFITLEGNGLIKDQTKIGLDNVAPNAHAKVTADFTPMKKGKKKLLVDFDCNLMQNVKGSLNIEVQSKK; the protein is encoded by the exons ATGGAAGTTG atcccaAACCGGCTCCAATTGGTGGGAAGTGCCAAGTCGACTTTCAATATGAAGCAAATAACAAGGCGCACAAAACCATTGAGATCAGCAACAAGCGTCTGATAGTCAGAAGGGGACAAACGTTCGATATTAAGGTGACCTTCAAAGATGGATGCAATCCTCAAGAGGCTCGGCTAAAATTAAAAATGGAGACAG GTCCAAAACCTACGAGATCAAAGGGTACCTCACTGGTGATTCCCTTTACGCAGGAATTAAATCTAAAAAGATGGTCTGTAATAGTTTCCTCTGCCACCAAAAATGAATTGTGCCTGACGATCTCAACATCGCCAAAAGCCGTGATTGGACGCTGCTCACTCAGTCTGGTGTATGATTATGAGGATAAATTGCCCTACCTCCTTGGAAACCTTGTTATACTCTTCAACCCATGGTGTGCAG AGGATGAAGTTTTTCTCGACAGCGAAGCAAAGCGACAAGAATATGTCATGAATGAAAATGGAACTATTTACTATGGTGGTAGTGATTACATATGTGATAGAGACTGgaactttggacag tttgaagaagatatTTTGGACATCTGCCTGGCACTATTGGATAAAGCCCCCAAGTATATAAAAAACCCACACAAACAGCATGGAAGAAGAGGTTATCCTGTTTACATTGCTCGAACTGTGTCTGCCCTG GTGAATAGCGCGAATGATCAAGGAGTTCTCCGTGGTAATTGGAGTGGCTCATATCATGGTGGAAAGAATCCAGGGAGTTGGAGTGGAAGTGTTGCCATTCTTCGTCAATGGAAACTAAACAATTTCGAAGCAGTTTGCTACGGGCAGTGCTGGGTGTTTGCAGCAGTGGCTTGCACAG TTTTAAGGACCCTTGGTATTCCTACCCGTGTGGTCACCAACTTTGACTCTGCTCATGATGCTGATGCAAACCTGACCATTGATAACTACTATAATGTTGATGGGGACAACATAGGAGGGTCATCTGATAGTATTTG GAATTTTCACGTTTGGAATGAGTGCTGGATGGCCCGAGGTGATTTAGATCCAGGATATCATGGGTGGCAAGTTGTGGATGCAACACCACAGGAGGAAAGTGAAG ATACTTACCGCTGTGGTCCTGCTTCGCTGACAGCCATCAAACAAGGAGACATGGGCTTTAAGTATGATGTCCCATTTGTTTTCGCTGAAGTGAATGCAAACTGTGTGAATTGGCTGCTGTTTGCTGATGGAACAAAGTTGCAGGTGGATGTTGACGTTTCACGCGTTGGTCACTATGTGAGCACCAAGAAGTGTGGAAAGGATGAACGTGAGGATATCACAGACTTGTACAAATATTCCGATG GTTCCACTGAGGAAGAAGAAATTTTTAAAAAGGCAGACATGATAATAAAGTCTCCGGCAGAAAAGAAGACATTACAAGTACATCTGAAGGTTTCCCGACCTGTTTACGTCGGACGCACAGTTGCAGTCTCCGTGGTCATTTGCAACACGTCTAAAGAGGATAAAGCCTGCACGGTCAAAGTTTGGGCTAAGAAAAGAATGTACCATGGAACTATATTGAACGAAATCAtcaagaaatttaaaaaagacaTCACCATTCCCGCTAATGGAG ATCAGACCATTCCTTGGGAAGTGTCTCCGAAGGAGTACGGACAATTTCCTGATATGTACAACCTGATGAGGCTGATAGCTTATGTGACTGAAAAATCACCTGAAAACAATGTAGCGAAAATACAAGACTTTTCTCTGCTCCATCCTCGTCTCACAGTTAAG ATGCAGAATTTTAATGCTTATGTGAATGAAAAAGTGCATGTCGAGATCAGCTTTCAGAACCCTTTCGCTCAGACCCTGAAGGACTGTTTTATAACCCTTGAGGGAAACGGTCTGATTAAAGATCAAACAAAAATAGG GCTTGACAATGTAGCGCCAAATGCTCATGCCAAAGTGACGGCTGATTTTACTCCAatgaagaaagggaaaaaaaagttacTGGTAGATTTCGACTGCAACTTAATGCAGAACGTGAAAGGATCTCTAAATATTGAGGTCCAAAGTAAGAAATGA